From the genome of Uranotaenia lowii strain MFRU-FL chromosome 1, ASM2978415v1, whole genome shotgun sequence, one region includes:
- the LOC129738314 gene encoding uncharacterized protein LOC129738314, whose translation MADDLRRMSKQERILWSLLESFEDFLHDYDDVRDHGSLQPRLTKLDEAYEKFCDLRVRIEMILEDLEEESEDGDDKKEVRKRESKKVYKGFVTRYFSLKQQLLSKMESIPAQPTQSSVSDVVLPCHTKYPELQLPTFSGKLLDWINFRDNFKSLIHDNVQLNDMDKFNYLRTSLRDDALLHINQIQVSAMNYGLAWSTLESKYENHKLIAQEHLKALFATSAMRTESYEALNVLLSTFKINLQQLEKLGQKTSNWSTLLAFMLSQKLDAETYRLWETHHASKTVPYL comes from the coding sequence atggcCGACGATCTTCGACGTATGTCCAAACAGGAACGGATTTTGTGGAGTCTGCTAGAGAGCTTTGAAGATTTCCTTCACGACTACGACGATGTTCGGGATCATGGCTCACTTCAACCACGGCTGACTAAGTTGGACGAAGCCTACGAGAAGTTTTGTGATCTGCGAGTTCGTATAGAGATGATCCTTGAAGACCTTGAAGAGGAATCTGAAGACGGCGACGATAAGAAGGAAGTTCGAAAACGAGAAAGCAAAAAGGTGTATAAGGGATTTGTGACACGGTACTTTTCTTTGAAACAACAGCTGCTGTCGAAGATGGAGTCGATTCCCGCACAACCAACTCAATCCTCTGTTTCCGACGTGGTTTTGCCGTGTCACACAAAGTATCCAGAACTTCAGCTGCCAaccttttccgggaagctgttGGATTGGATTAATTTTCGAGACAACTTCAAGTCGCTGATTCACGATAATGTCCAGTTGAACGATATGGATAAGTTTAACTACCTCCGGACGTCACTGAGAGATGACGCACTTCTCCATATCAATCAAATCCAAGTTTCAGCGATGAACTACGGCCTAGCATGGAGCACACTTGAATCGAAATATGAGAATCATAAACTGATAGCTCAGGAGCATTTGAAAGCACTCTTCGCCACATCTGCCATGCGGACAGAAAGTTACGAAGCATTAAATGTATTGTTGTCGACGTTTAAAATCAACCTTCAACAATTAGAAAAACTCGGCCAGAAGACTAGCAACTGGAGCACATTGCTAGCGTTTATGCTCTCACAAAAATTGGATGCCGAAACATACCGTCTGTGGGAAACTCACCATGCTTCTAAAACCGTCCCCTACCTATGA